GCGGTCCTGACGGAGCCGGGCTTCAGCTTCCCCAGCGGGCACGCCATGGCGAACGCCGCGTTCGGGCTGGCCCTGGCCCTGGCCTTCTGGCGGTCACGGGCAGGGTGGCCCGTCGCGGTGTTCGGGGCGGTGTGGGCTCTGGCCATCGGCGTCAGCCGCAACTACCTAGGCGTGCACTATCCGTCGGACGTGCTGGCGGGGTTCACGGCGAGCGTCACCTGGGTCGCCGGGCTCTACATCCTGATGGCGCGCCGCTGGCCGCAACTGCGCAAGAGCCCGGGCGGGGAGCGGGATACCCGGCCCGGCGCACCGAGAAACGAGTCTCAGCCGTCACCATCGGAAACAGTTGTCGTTACGGATCAGGAATGAAGTCAACGTGATCCGCTCCGCATGACGAGAGGGCCCCCGGCACACGCCGCGAGGCCCTCATTCTCATTCTGGACGGGTCAGGCGGTGGCGGGCGTTCCCAGGTCGAAGGCGCGGTGCACGGCGAGGGTCGCGCCGTCCACCTGCTCGGCCTCGACCGCGACGGACACGTTCAGTTCGCTGCTGCCCTGCGAGATCATGAGCACGTTCACGTCCTGATCGGCCAGCGCTGTGAACATCCGCGCGGACACGCCCTTCTGGCCGCGCATGCCGCTGCCCACGATGGCCAGGACGGCCACGCCGGGCTGCACCTCGACCTTCAGTTCCAGGCTGACCCCGGCGCGCAGGGCGCTGAGGGTGCGTTCGGCATCCACGGTCTGCACGGCCAGCGACACGTTGCTCATGCTGGACGACTGCGACACCATCAGCAGCGTGACGTTCTCGCGGGCGATCGCGTCGAACACGCTGGCGATCACCTCTGGAATGCCGAGCACCCCGGCGCCGCTCACGTTGATGATGCTCACATTGCGGATGGCGGTGACGGCCTTGACCGGGTGGCCCGCCTCGTCGCGCGGGTCGGCCTGCACGAGCGTGCCGGGGAAGTCCGGATCGGCGGCGCTCTTGACGCGCAGGGGAATGCCGCTCTCCTGCAGGGGCGTGACGGCGAGGGGGTGCAGGACCTTCGCGCCGAAGTACGCGAGTTCCATCACCTCGCCGTACGACAGGACCTCGATATTGCGGGCGTCCTTGACGACGCGGGGGTCGGCGCTCATGACGCCGTCCACGTCCTTCCAGGCCCACACCTCGTCCGCGCCGAGCGCCTTGCCGATGATGGTGGCGCTGAAGTCCGTGCCGCCGCGCCCCAGCGTCGTGATCGCGCCCTTCTCGGTCTCGCCCATGAATCCCGCCACGACGGGCGTCACCCCGGCGGACAGCAGGCCGCTCAGGCGGTCCTTGACGCGTTCGTACGTGTTCACGAGGGGCTTGGCGTTCCCGAAGTGACTGTCCGTGAGGATGCCTGCCTCGCCGCCCGAGAGGTGGTGGGCGCGCAGTCCGTCCTGCTCGAGCGCGAGGCTCATCAGGGGCGCGGAGAGGCGCTCGCCGAACGCGACGATCAGGTCGCGGCTGCGGGGCGTCAGTTCGCGCAGCAGGTACACGCCGTACACGGCCTGGCGGAGCGTCTCGTGCATCTCGCGGATCTCGCGGACGGTGGTGCTGTCGGGCGCCGCCCCGAGTTCCTGCGCGGCCGTGAAGTGCCGGGTGCGCATCAGGGCGATCTCGTCGTTGGCGCTGGCGATGTCGCCCGACTGCGCGGCGTCCGCGAGCTTCAGCAGCTGGTTCGTGACGCCCGCCATGGCCGAGACGACCACCACGACCTTCACGCTGTCGCGGATGGAGCGGGCGGCCAGCGACGCGCTGTGGCGGATGGCACGGGAGTCCTGCATGTTCGTGCCGCCGAACTTCATGACGAGAAGGTCGTAACTCATGGCGAGCAGTATGACCCGAACGCCCACCACACGGGCCGGGGCGTCTGGGCAGCCGTCAAGGGCACCCGGGTGCGGTTGCCGTGCCGTCAGTAGAAGTCGATCTGGGTGGTTCCCTCGCTGCCGGGCACCAGATGGTACGTGTTCAGGGTGCCGCCGCCGGGGGCCGGTTGACTGCCCTGCAGGAGCCACTGTCCGGCGGGAAGGCGCCCGGCGAGTTCCGGGAGGGTGCGGGGATCGGCAGGATGGTGGTCGCGGGTGCAGTGCAGGATGAGGGTCGTGGGACCGGCGTGCGCCACCTCGCAGACGGCGGTCACGGTGATCCGCAGCGGCACGGCCACCTGGCTGGAGACGGCCGTGGCCGCCGATGTGGACAGGGCAAGCAGACAGAGGACGCGGTGCATGTGAGGGACCTCCTGACGTGCGGCCCGGGGTGGGCGTCGCCGTGAGTCAACGGTACGAGTGGGCGCAGCACGGACTTCTTGCTGGCTGATCCCTCAAGGTGGTGGGGAGTCAAATGGTCGTTTCACCAAGTATTCACGGGGGGGGTGCAAGATCAGGGTATGAACAGGGGAATGACGTGCGGCCTGATGGCCATCCCGACACTGCTGGGAGCGGCAGCCGCCCTCCCGTACCGCGCGGCCGAGGGAACGGCCACGTTCACCCACAGCGTGCGGTTCATTCCAGTCCGCGGCACGATCGCGGGTGTGACCGCCAGCGTGGACCTCGACCCGGCGAACCTGGCGGCCACCACCGGCGCCGTGACGGTCCCCGTCGTGAATCTCAAGACCGGCATCGGACTGCGGGACACGCATGCCAAGAGCGATGTGGCGCTGAATGCCGCGAAGTTCCCCAACGCGACCTTCAAGCTGGAGAAGCTGACGGGCGGCAAACTGGTCGAGGGTCAGACGCTGAGCACCACGGCGTCCGGCACCCTGACGGTGAAGGGCAAGTCGAAGGCGATCACGGCGCCAGTCAAGGCCACCCTGCAGGGTGGGAAGGTGAACGTCAGCACGCAGTTCAAGTTCAATCCGCTGGACTTCGATGTGCGTTACCCGGGCAGTAGCGACTCGGTGACGGTGGATGTGGCGTTTGTCCTGAACGGGAGCTAACGCGCGGAAAAGTCCGTGCTGGTGGGGCGGCGCTGGCCGCCTCGTGTTTTTGGACCCGGTACACGAAACGCTTGGTGTACAGGTGACACGAACCGCCAGTCGTGAGGCCCGCGTTACACTGCGACATGCGAGGTCACCCGCCCCAGCACAGGGGGCGGCCCTCACGACTGGAGGCACAGCATGAAAGTAGGGATTAACGGCTTCGGCCGCATCGGCCGTCTGGTGTTCCGCAACCTCGTCGAACGTGGCGTGGATGTCGTCGCCATCAACGACCTCACCGACAACAAGACGCTCGCCACCCTTCTGAAATACGACAGCACCGCCGGCAAGTTCGACGGCACCGTCGAGTACGACGACTCTTCCCTCACCGTGAACGGCAAGAAGATCCACGCGCTCGCCGAACGCGACCCCGCCGCCATCAAGTGGGGCGAGATGGGCGTGGACATCGTCATCGAATCCACCGGCATCTTCACCACCCGCGAGGGCGCCGGCAAGCACATCGAGGGCGGCGCGAAGAAGGTCATCATCACCGCGCCCGCCAAGAACGAGGACATCAGCATCGTCCTGGGCGTCAACGAGCAGGACTACGACCCCGCCAAGCACCACATCATCAGCAACGCCAGCTGCACCACCAACAGCCTCGGCGCGCCCATGAAACTCCTCGATGAAGCCTTCGGCATCGAGAAGGCCATCATGACCACCGTCCACAGCTACACCAACGACCAGCGCGTCCTGGATCTGCCCCACAGTGACCTGCGCCGCGCCCGCGCCGCCGCCGTGAACATTATCCCCACCAGCACCGGCGCCGCGAAGGCCGTGTCCCAGGTGTACCCCGCGCTGAAGGGCAAGTTCGACGGCACCAGTCTGCGCGTGCCCACCCCGGTCGGCAGCATCAGCGACGTGGTCGTCATCCTGGGCCGCGACGTGACCGCCGAGGAAGTCAACGACGTGTTCCGCAAGGCCGCCGAGGGCAGCCACAAGGGCATCATCAGCTACACGGAAGACCCCATCGTGCTGCAGGACATCGTCGGCGACCCGCACAGCGCGATCATCGACGGCGGCCTGACCATGGCCATGGGCAGCCTCGTGAAGTTCTTCAGCTGGTACGACAACGAGTGGGGCTACAGCAACCGCATCGCCGACCTGACCCAGCTGGTCCAGCAGAAAGGCTGATCGCCCACCCCTGATGGTTGATAGAGCGGTGGCCCGTCCATCCTCTATCAACCATCACCTTTTTCCCCGGAGAGACGACATGCAGAACCTCAGTCAGCTGGATGTGCAGGGCAAACGCGTGCTGGTGCGCGTGGATTACAACGTTCCCGTCAAGGACGGCGTGGTGCAGGACGACACGCGCGTCACCGCCAGCCTCCCCACCATCAGCGCCCTGCTGGAAGCGGGCGCGCGTAACGTGATCCTGATGAGCCACTTCGGCCGCCCGAAGAACGGCCCCGAGGAGAAATACAGCCTGAAGCCGGTCGCGCCCGTGCTGGAGAAGGTGCTGGGCCGCGATGTCACGTTCATCGCCGGGACCGCGGACAGTGACGAGACCCTGGCCGCCGTGCAGGCGCTGCCCCAGGGCGCGGTGGCGCTGCTGGAGAACGTGCGCTTCAGCGTGGGCGAGGAGAAGAACGACGCCGGGCTGAACGGCAAGCTGGCCCGCCTGGGCGACGCGTTCGTGCTGGACGCCTTCGGCAGCGCCCACCGCGCGCACTCGTCAGTCAGTGGCGTGGCGGCGCAGCTGCCCCACGCGGCGGGCACCCTGCTGCAGACCGAGGTCGACGCCCTGGGCAAGCTCCTTGACGGCGCCGAGCGGCCATACGTGGTGATCATCGGCGGCGCGAAGGTCAGCGACAAGATCAAGGTCATCGAGAACCTGCTGCCCCGCGTGGACAAACTCCTGATCGGCGGCGGCATGGCGTACACGTTCATCAAGTCGCAGGGCGGGAAGATCGGGGACAGCATCCACGAGGACGATCAGCTGGACCTCGCGGCGCGACTGCTGCGCGAGTACGGCAACAAGATCATGCTGCCCGTGGACGTGATCGCCGCAGACGCCTTCAGCGCCGACGCGAACACCCAGGTGGTCGCCAGCAACGCCATTCCTGACAGCTGGCAGGGCCTCGACGCGGGCCCAGAGACGGTCAAGCTGTACAGCGAGGCCCTGAAGGGCGCGAAGACGGTGTTCTGGAACGGTCCGCTGGGCGTGTTCGAGTTCGCGCAGTTCGCGGGCGGCACGAACGCCGTCGCGGCCGCCGTGGGCAGCCTGAAGAACCAGGCGTACACCGTCGTGGGCGGCGGGGACTCCGTCAGCGCGATCAACAAGAGCGGCAAGGCCGACCAGATCGACCACATCAGCACCGGCGGGGGCGCCAGCCTGGAACTGCTGGAAGGCAAGGCCCTGCCCGGCGTCGAGGCGATGAAGTAAATCCGCACCGGGGAGGCCGCCGCGCCTCCCTGCTCACCTGCGGCGCGTCACCGCACGTGCCCGTGACATGCTGGGAGCCGACATGACCACCACCGACGTCCAGCAACGCGATCACACCGCCCTGACCGAGGAGTTCGCGCGGGCGCTCGTGGCGCACCTGAACCGCATGCGGGCCGAGTCCCACCCGGAC
The Deinococcus sedimenti DNA segment above includes these coding regions:
- a CDS encoding phosphoglycerate kinase — protein: MQNLSQLDVQGKRVLVRVDYNVPVKDGVVQDDTRVTASLPTISALLEAGARNVILMSHFGRPKNGPEEKYSLKPVAPVLEKVLGRDVTFIAGTADSDETLAAVQALPQGAVALLENVRFSVGEEKNDAGLNGKLARLGDAFVLDAFGSAHRAHSSVSGVAAQLPHAAGTLLQTEVDALGKLLDGAERPYVVIIGGAKVSDKIKVIENLLPRVDKLLIGGGMAYTFIKSQGGKIGDSIHEDDQLDLAARLLREYGNKIMLPVDVIAADAFSADANTQVVASNAIPDSWQGLDAGPETVKLYSEALKGAKTVFWNGPLGVFEFAQFAGGTNAVAAAVGSLKNQAYTVVGGGDSVSAINKSGKADQIDHISTGGGASLELLEGKALPGVEAMK
- the gap gene encoding type I glyceraldehyde-3-phosphate dehydrogenase, with protein sequence MKVGINGFGRIGRLVFRNLVERGVDVVAINDLTDNKTLATLLKYDSTAGKFDGTVEYDDSSLTVNGKKIHALAERDPAAIKWGEMGVDIVIESTGIFTTREGAGKHIEGGAKKVIITAPAKNEDISIVLGVNEQDYDPAKHHIISNASCTTNSLGAPMKLLDEAFGIEKAIMTTVHSYTNDQRVLDLPHSDLRRARAAAVNIIPTSTGAAKAVSQVYPALKGKFDGTSLRVPTPVGSISDVVVILGRDVTAEEVNDVFRKAAEGSHKGIISYTEDPIVLQDIVGDPHSAIIDGGLTMAMGSLVKFFSWYDNEWGYSNRIADLTQLVQQKG
- a CDS encoding aspartate kinase gives rise to the protein MSYDLLVMKFGGTNMQDSRAIRHSASLAARSIRDSVKVVVVVSAMAGVTNQLLKLADAAQSGDIASANDEIALMRTRHFTAAQELGAAPDSTTVREIREMHETLRQAVYGVYLLRELTPRSRDLIVAFGERLSAPLMSLALEQDGLRAHHLSGGEAGILTDSHFGNAKPLVNTYERVKDRLSGLLSAGVTPVVAGFMGETEKGAITTLGRGGTDFSATIIGKALGADEVWAWKDVDGVMSADPRVVKDARNIEVLSYGEVMELAYFGAKVLHPLAVTPLQESGIPLRVKSAADPDFPGTLVQADPRDEAGHPVKAVTAIRNVSIINVSGAGVLGIPEVIASVFDAIARENVTLLMVSQSSSMSNVSLAVQTVDAERTLSALRAGVSLELKVEVQPGVAVLAIVGSGMRGQKGVSARMFTALADQDVNVLMISQGSSELNVSVAVEAEQVDGATLAVHRAFDLGTPATA
- a CDS encoding YceI family protein → MNRGMTCGLMAIPTLLGAAAALPYRAAEGTATFTHSVRFIPVRGTIAGVTASVDLDPANLAATTGAVTVPVVNLKTGIGLRDTHAKSDVALNAAKFPNATFKLEKLTGGKLVEGQTLSTTASGTLTVKGKSKAITAPVKATLQGGKVNVSTQFKFNPLDFDVRYPGSSDSVTVDVAFVLNGS